GGATATGTACATTATGGGAAAGCTAAAAAGTAAAAGTTCTGGTGGCGGATCTTCAAGACGCGATGCCAAACGACAGAGATACGAATACAATTTTGATGACCGGGAAGTATGTaaagatgtgtttttatttttacatgacattggtgaaaaacattttaaaaatcttgtgaaGCATATGAAGACCCATGGAATAAAACCACGGACACATGGAAACATCGGGAAAAAACCACACAATGCCCTGTCCtttgaagaaattaaatttGTCGTGCAGTTTATCAATCGATATTCTGAAGATAATGGACTTCCTATGCCAGCTGCTCCAAGAGGTCGCGACTCCGAACCACCCATTTTTCTACCTTGTTCAACACCAAAGAACGAAATTCATCAGTTATATGTTGAAGCTTGTCATGAGGTCCAAATTCGTGCTGTTAAATTGTCCTCATTCTATTCCATCTGGTCTGCCTGCCTTCCTAACATTCAGATTGCCAACCCCAGATCTGATGTATGCAATACCTGTGAGCGCCACAGAGAGCACATTTTGAATGCAAGATCTGAAAATGAAAAGCTTACAGCAACAAGAAATTTTACAGATCACATTGAAAAAGCAGAGAGGGAGCATCACCTCTACATTCAGTGCATTAAAGAAGCCAGGGAAGAACATCAGTCTATTCAGCTTCCTGAGCCACCTGTTAGACCCTGTTCCACAGATTTCCTCAAAACTCACTATACTTTTGACTTCGCGCAATGTGTGTCTGTACCTTATCATTCCAGACAAGTAGGGCCATTATTCTTTGAGACACCACGGAAAATTCAGATCTTTGGAATTTGTATGGAGGGAGCAGGATCTCAGCGAAATTATTTGATTGATGAAGACCAGACCATTGGAAGAGATGGAAAGAATGCCCATGGGCCAAATACAGTCATCAGCATACTTCatcaccattttcaaaattatagcaTGGGAGAGAAATGTGCTGTTCTTCACTGTGATAACTGTCCAGGTATGtatatttcatcttcattttttcatataCACCTAGTTCTATTCATTTTGTTCACATGTATATGCTGCTTCTAATATTCTAATGCTCACTTCATCTTTAGGTCAAAACAAAAACCGGTATGTGATTGGATATTTGCTATGGCGGGTCATGATTGGGCTACATCGAGCAATTGAACTTCACATGCAGATACCAGGGCATACAAAATGTCAAGTGGATGCAGGCTTTGCTCAGATCAAAAAGAAGTACAGGAGGTGATATTGTGttaatatcaattaatattccaaaaataaaattgtatctAGCATAATCGAGAATTTCTATAATAGTCTATATTTGTTCAAAACCTTTGCGCGGcgatgcattttgtttttagatCAGATTGTGACACTCTACAGCATGTTGCTGACGTAGTCTCCAAGTCCTCCAAAAGTAACGAGGCTGTGATAATAGAGGATGGAAATGTGAAATACTATGAATGGAAagagtatataaaaacaacttttCAGCCTTTGAAAGGGATACGCAAGTTTCATCACTTCACTTTTTCAGCACTGCTGCCTGGAGTTGTATTATGCAGCGTTGATGTAGATGGCGACAAGGTCCCAGTAATCCTCAGTAATCACGACCAAATCAGTGTAAATCTACCACCAGAGATAATGCCGGGCGGACTCAGTAGAGAACAACAGgaatatttatacaaacataTCAGACCTCATGTCCGGGAATGTTTCAGGGACACAACATGTCCAGAATTTCATGAAGAATAAGTGAAAGTTTCAATTGTTTCCGACAATGATTAACGTCATTTCAACGTCATTTTTTGTAACGTCATTGAAATATTATCTTAACCTTTGACGGCCTATATCTCAGTAAATATGCTGAATATTTGACCCAAACTTCACATGTGtctttttaatgttgttttctATCATATTCcattaaaaagttaattttgataatttttaccATAAGGGCCCTTTTTGCATGGGACGGCTCAAATGTTAAGTGGGTAACTTTTGATATTAAACACCCATTACAAGAGCGACTTATAAAAGTGGTCCAGTAGTGTAAATGAAAGGTGTatataaggaacagtgatcaatcaaataactcatacaagcaatacaaaacaaagagttgagcaaacacggacccctggatataccagagatgagatcaggtgcttaggaagtgtaagcatccccagtcgaccggtcaGGTCCAGTGATTGTCTAAATCTTCTACTATCCCGTTTCCAAGTCTTTATTATTTGTTCAAACAAAAGTAAGACTTCCGCCCTCACTCAGAAAGTAAGCACTAGAACTTTTCTTAAGTATAATCTGATAAAGACATTGGAAGGAATTGGACATTCACCAACAGTGAGTGCACTATTTATTTCATTCTTCGTTACATCTTATATTAATAATATTTCTGTAAAGTTTCTAATTTATCGTTTCTGTTAATTTGAAGTTAAAGAATAATTTCCAATTACAGATAAACAAGGTATAGtatttaatttattattaaattcTTTATATTGGTTTCATGCATGCATCATGTATATTTGGGATTCAATCAGTACAgtatttttgtaaatattgtttGTAACACTGAATTGAACGAGCTACAGACTGATTGGCTCTAGTTATCTTCTGAGAGAACGCTTGTTCCACAAACAGGTGATTGAATCACATTATGTGTTATTACAATATCATAAGATATTATGCAACAGCTTTACAAGGATATTGAAACTtatcattttgtaatttatgcGTGTGTACATCTCAAACTAAGTAATGTTCAATAAGACTAAAGTTTAAAAGTTATCAATATCAAGGGGAATaacttatattttttataatatctaGACGTTTCATGACAAAAGTTGTCACTCTTCTacattatcaaaattataatatgctacataatgatttttatcagttgtatatattaaacacattacattttgatttattttgctCTTGTTTATGTCACAGAGTTTTATTCCCTATAGCGtgtcaaataaaaaatacagaaaCCAAGTAGCCATAGTTGTCATTTCTGATATTGAACAACAATAACAAGGCTATCATTAATCAGTCTCCACATTTTTGATATCTAAAACCTTTGCAGTTTTTTTTGTAGAGTTTTCTGTTTGGTAGGAAAAGGGAGGGACACCCTATCATAGCAGCTTCACTTTTTATGTCACTATACACTATCTACAAAGAACCCTGGATTTCCATTACTCCTATTAATCCCTAACGATATTCTGTTTCAAgactttagtttattttgaatatgaaaacatAAATTGCAAAAACACAGTTCCTTCTTACAATCACATTATTCAATACAAGTGACATATTAATGATACGGATACTTTGTCTCTCAGACAACAAGTTGTTCTCATCCTGATCAAAGCCTACATGCCTATGACAACCACTATGGCTTGGTATTACGGTACAATATTAATCAGCTGATTAGCTGATACGAATACTAGAAATTGTGTGCAATATGCTGTCGGTTTAAACAGTGAAAATCACCATTACAGGCTTCTTGATGTACATTAGTACCTTCTTGTCATAGCATTATTACAATCACTGCCTGTGTTAAAGATTCATTTTCTTCATCCCCACAGCAATATTGGAAAACACAATTATTCGtgtgatatttcacatgcatTGAAAACTAACCCGGAAGTGTTTTTAAATGATTAGGAATAGTAagtcttgtaaaaaaaaaaaaaaaaaaagatatagcGACCGTAAAACTTGATTATCTATAGGTTAATAATGGTTCTATTCTGCCTAAATTTGAATTGTTCAAAACTAgattaattcatatatttttttttaaaaaacccaaaaacaaAACCCAACAATTATCTGACAAAAAGCCAGTCTACATTACTTTATATGTTTATAATTGTTGCACTTTTCAGCCCTGTCGTTGTGCTTAGATACGAGACGGAGAGCTTAAATGGGTTTTAGTATAAATTTACACAAccacaactctctctctctctctctctctctctctctctctctctctctctctctctctatatatatatatatatatatatatatatatatatttctaaccAGTCACGTGACATACAAACAATGAACGAAAATGAATCAGATTATCCAACAACCTCACTTACAAGTAAATTGATCTAAGATCCAACACCTGACATCATATTCGTATTAACggaaaactgacaactcaactgtatgacaaacgggatgctttcagcttctccatcgtcaacttcccatatttatgtagcaat
Above is a genomic segment from Ostrea edulis chromosome 3, xbOstEdul1.1, whole genome shotgun sequence containing:
- the LOC125648164 gene encoding uncharacterized protein LOC125648164 isoform X2; amino-acid sequence: MDFLEIIDEWHREYFPPSQSVDSYDENTDDSDISTASENESNENILEQRIQLVHPDNDQNKNLNSEEEDWENNNLDLTIREKIIKGCSCRMDCISNISFEEISHHIYSMRELSKEEKDMYIMGKLKSKSSGGGSSRRDAKRQRYEYNFDDREVCKDVFLFLHDIGEKHFKNLVKHMKTHGIKPRTHGNIGKKPHNALSFEEIKFVVQFINRYSEDNGLPMPAAPRGRDSEPPIFLPCSTPKNEIHQLYVEACHEVQIRAVKLSSFYSIWSACLPNIQIANPRSDVCNTCERHREHILNARSENEKLTATRNFTDHIEKAEREHHLYIQCIKEAREEHQSIQLPEPPVRPCSTDFLKTHYTFDFAQCVSVPYHSRQVGPLFFETPRKIQIFGICMEGAGSQRNYLIDEDQTIGRDGKNAHGPNTVISILHHHFQNYSMGEKCAVLHCDNCPGQNKNRYVIGYLLWRVMIGLHRAIELHMQIPGHTKCQVDAGFAQIKKKYRRSDCDTLQHVADVVSKSSKSNEAVIIEDGNVKYYEWKEYIKTTFQPLKGIRKFHHFTFSALLPGVVLCSVDVDGDKVPVILSNHDQISVNLPPEIMPGGLSREQQEYLYKHIRPHVRECFRDTTCPEFHEE
- the LOC125648164 gene encoding uncharacterized protein LOC125648164 isoform X1, with protein sequence MYLIFYFKQIHEGLNICMVCEHVEFHRDILLQIIDEWHREYFPPSQSVDSYDENTDDSDISTASENESNENILEQRIQLVHPDNDQNKNLNSEEEDWENNNLDLTIREKIIKGCSCRMDCISNISFEEISHHIYSMRELSKEEKDMYIMGKLKSKSSGGGSSRRDAKRQRYEYNFDDREVCKDVFLFLHDIGEKHFKNLVKHMKTHGIKPRTHGNIGKKPHNALSFEEIKFVVQFINRYSEDNGLPMPAAPRGRDSEPPIFLPCSTPKNEIHQLYVEACHEVQIRAVKLSSFYSIWSACLPNIQIANPRSDVCNTCERHREHILNARSENEKLTATRNFTDHIEKAEREHHLYIQCIKEAREEHQSIQLPEPPVRPCSTDFLKTHYTFDFAQCVSVPYHSRQVGPLFFETPRKIQIFGICMEGAGSQRNYLIDEDQTIGRDGKNAHGPNTVISILHHHFQNYSMGEKCAVLHCDNCPGQNKNRYVIGYLLWRVMIGLHRAIELHMQIPGHTKCQVDAGFAQIKKKYRRSDCDTLQHVADVVSKSSKSNEAVIIEDGNVKYYEWKEYIKTTFQPLKGIRKFHHFTFSALLPGVVLCSVDVDGDKVPVILSNHDQISVNLPPEIMPGGLSREQQEYLYKHIRPHVRECFRDTTCPEFHEE
- the LOC125648164 gene encoding uncharacterized protein LOC125648164 isoform X4, which encodes MYLIFYFKQIHEGLNICMVCEHVEFHRDILLQIIDEWHREYFPPSQSVDSYDENTDDSDISTASENESNENILEQRIQLVHPDNDQNKNLNSEEEDWENNNLDLTIREKIIKGCSCRMDCISNISFEEISHHIYSMRELSKEEKDMYIMGKLKSKSSGGGSSRRDAKRQRYEYNFDDREVCKDVFLFLHDIGEKHFKNLVKHMKTHGIKPRTHGNIGKKPHNALSFEEIKFVVQFINRYSEDNGLPMPAAPRGRDSEPPIFLPCSTPKNEIHQLYVEACHEVQIRAVKLSSFYSIWSACLPNIQIANPRSDVCNTCERHREHILNARSENEKLTATRNFTDHIEKAEREHHLYIQCIKEAREEHQSIQLPEPPVRPCSTDFLKTHYTFDFAQCVSVPYHSRQVGPLFFETPRKIQIFGICMEGAGSQRNYLIDEDQTIGRDGKNAHGPNTVISILHHHFQNYSMGEKCAVLHCDNCPGQNKNRYVIGYLLWRVMIGLHRAIELHMQIPGHTKCQVDAGFAQIKKKYRSTAAWSCIMQR
- the LOC125648164 gene encoding uncharacterized protein LOC125648164 isoform X3, encoding MYLIFYFKQIHEGLNICMVCEHVEFHRDILLQIIDEWHREYFPPSQSVDSYDENTDDSDISTASENESNENILEQRIQLVHPDNDQNKNLNSEEEDWENNNLDLTIREKIIKGCSCRMDCISNISFEEISHHIYSMRELSKEEKDMYIMGKLKSKSSGGGSSRRDAKRQRYEYNFDDREVCKDVFLFLHDIGEKHFKNLVKHMKTHGIKPRTHGNIGKKPHNALSFEEIKFVVQFINRYSEDNGLPMPAAPRGRDSEPPIFLPCSTPKNEIHQLYVEACHEVQIRAVKLSSFYSIWSACLPNIQIANPRSDVCNTCERHREHILNARSENEKLTATRNFTDHIEKAEREHHLYIQCIKEAREEHQSIQLPEPPVRPCSTDFLKTHYTFDFAQCVSVPYHSRQVGPLFFETPRKIQIFGICMEGAGSQRNYLIDEDQTIGRDGKNAHGPNTVISILHHHFQNYSMGEKCAVLHCDNCPGQNKNRYVIGYLLWRVMIGLHRAIELHMQIPGHTKCQVDAGFAQIKKKYRRSDCDTLQHVADVVSKSSKTLLPGVVLCSVDVDGDKVPVILSNHDQISVNLPPEIMPGGLSREQQEYLYKHIRPHVRECFRDTTCPEFHEE